The following is a genomic window from Mycteria americana isolate JAX WOST 10 ecotype Jacksonville Zoo and Gardens unplaced genomic scaffold, USCA_MyAme_1.0 Scaffold_43, whole genome shotgun sequence.
GCTGGGGgggagggtctgggggtcccTAACACCTttgggtgcggggggggtccaGGACCCCGACACCTTGGGGCGATGATGGGGGGTCCCCGAtgccttggggtgctgggggggtcagggggtctTGGGGGGATTCCTTGGCACCTTGGGGTGCGAGGAGGGTGGGTGTTGCAGGGGCATCCGGGCtgtggggacccaggcgtccccAGCTTTGTACCCTAAAGAAATGTGTGACACCCACGAGTGGCTCCTGTGAAATCACCTGGGGGGCACTCGGGGACTCTTGGGGGTgtcactggggggcactggtggcTGGGGTGGGTGGCACTGGGTGCTAGTGGGCTGTCACAGGTGACCCGGGCTGGGTGTCACTGGGGAGGATCATCGAGGGTCACTGGTGACTGGAGTGTGGGGGGGGTGTCATTGCGGGTGTCAGTGGGTGACCAGGGGGGTGTGTGAGTCACTGGGGGGGTACTAGGGTGTAAGTGGGAGACCGGAGTGGGGGGTGactgggggcggggaggggagatgCCCGTCAACTCCAGATCCCCTCCACGCGTGGACTACACCTCCCGGCACACCCGTTGCGCATGCGCGGAGGTACCGAGCTGCACGGTgccggactacagctcccagctgccctctcGCGGCGCATGTGCGGAGGGCGGCGGGTGAGCGCATGCGCGGGGCACCCCGGAAACGGCGCGGAGAGGCGGAGCGGCCGCGCCCGGCACCTGCCCGGTgagcgggggaggggcggcggcaccgggcggGGCCCGGGCCACGGGGGGGGCGTGGGCGTGGGCGGGCGGCGCCCCGGGGTGAGGCGGGGCCCTGCGGGGCGGCagcggagccccggggccggtgcTCGGTAACGGCTGTGGGGCCGTtgggccggggcccgggggaaGGCTCATCCCGCgggggtgtccccgtgtcccaccGGCGACCGGCGTCTCCCAGTCATGACGCACCGGGGCCGTGTCCGCGGCACACGGGGGAGGAAGGCGTGTCCCACCCGTGACACATCGGGGGGGCCCGCGCTCGTGGGACACCGGGGACGGGCGCGCCCTCGCTTTGCATTCGGGGATGGGGCTGTCCCCGCCTTGCGCGAGACCGAGGCCGCGTCCCTGCGTCGCGCGTGGGGACACGCGTGTCCCAATGTcgcgcggggggggcgggcgtGTCCCCGCGTCACACCTGGGGCGCAGACAAGGCCCGGCCTCGCGTCACCCACGAGGGTCATCGGCTTTGCCCCCCCGGGGAGGTGTGGGTCGGGCGGAACCCCCCCGCGGCCACGCGGGACCGTGTCCGCGCCCCTCCCGTCTCcgcggcccgggggggcggggacaCCCGGCCACGCCCCCTCGCCGGTCGCGCCCCTCCGCCGGCCACGCCCCTGGCCCACCGCGCTGCTGCCGTCCATATATGGGCATGGCCCGAACGCGGCTCCCTGATTGGCCGCTGCCTCGCGCGCAGGGCCTGTCAACAAACGGCTGCCGCCGCCAGTCGTTAAaagggcggggcggcgcggggtgGGCGGGGCCCATCTccgggggcgccggggccgcttTAAAGGGCCCCTGTGGGGGGAGCCGGCGGTGCCGGTGAGGGGGCGGGGCTTTGTGAGGGGGCGGGGCCTTCTGAGCTGGGTGAGCGAGTAGGCGGGGCGTGTGAGGGTGTGTGCAAGGGGGGAGGAGCCGGGGGGGCACAGCCCGGGCAGTGCCCCGGTGCCCACCCCGGTGACCCCTGTGCGGCCCAGTAACGGTACTGGGAATGGCCCAGGAGTGGCCCCGTGCTTGCCCCGCCGGcaccatggtgtccccaaggcccCACaccggccctgccagccccataCTGTCCCCATACTGTCCCCATACTGTCCCCCCCGACCCCTACTGTCCCCATACTGTCTCCACCATCCCCATGAACACCCCTTTCTCTCCCGGCAGGCCTGGGCACGGGCACCGGCAGCCTGCAGCGTCAGCAGTGTCAGCAGTGCCATGCTGCCCTGATGGAGCCAAACGCCttcccccagctgcagctctggtgCCCGCGGCCCTTCGGCACCTACTCCCAGAACAAACcatgccccggccccggctccagCAAGAAACCCTTCTCCTGCCGTCCCACCGAAGAGCCCACTGGAGCCCAGGCCCCCTCCGAAAACACGCCGCCGGCTCCTGTCGAtgctgccccggctcccccggcatCGGCAGAGGAAGGTCGGGTGCTGCTGGACACATGGTACGTCATCAAACCGGGCAACACCAAGGAGAAAGTGGCTTTCTTTGTGGCACACCAGTGTGGTGGCGGCATTGGCGGCGGTGGCACCGGCAGCCGCGCCAGCACCATGAAGGTAAAGGGCAACTGGGGCAGCGATAGCTCCAAAGCCAAGCGGCGCCGGCGCTGCCACGACCCCACTAAGAGCAAGCTGAGCCCAGCATGGGCTACCAGCGGCAGGGACCCGGCTTGCCTGCGTCCTGGTGAACCGTCCGCCACTGCCAGTGAAGCCCCTGACTTGCTGTCGGTGGCAGAGATGGTAGCGTTGGTGGAGCAGAGGACGGCGCTGGCGTTGCAGAGCTTCCCGCGGCCCTGCGGTGCTCCCGCCGCCCCAGTTGTCTTCGTGGAGGCGGCCGACAGTGAAACCAAAGCGCCGAGCAGCTCCGATTGCAGCCGGGTGGCCGAAGCCGTTGCCCACTTTGAGTCACGGCAGCGGGAGCATGGTAGCACCCGACCCAATGGGCTGTGCCGCCCGGGTGCTGAATGTGCCGCGGCCGCCACGGCATCATCGGCAGCGGGTCCCGGCGAGGTGCGCATCGCCTTTCGCATCTCCAGTGGCCGTGAGCCCCGTGCTGGAGCCGCTGCAGCTGAGCCAAGTGCTGTCGGGCGTCCTAATTGTGTCTTTATGAGCTGCGGAACGGCGAGCAGCGGTGGTAATGCCAGTGGTCGCGCCAAGGACAAGATCACCTGTGACCTCTACCAGCTGATCAGCCCATCCCGCGATGTGCTGCCGAACAACGTGGAGTTCCTCCTGGCCACTGCTGGTCCCAAGGGGGATGGGGATGGCCCCGATGTGGACATGGGGTGCAGCGAGGGGTCGGCAACTGCGGTCAAGCCGGAGATGGGCGAAGGAACTGGCGAGGGGTCGTCTGCGTCAGCACGGGATTGCACCTCTGGCTTCCACGTGGACGTGGTGGTGACGGGGGTGGTGGACCAATGTGTCTTCTTTGGCAAGGACAGCGCCAAGAAGATGAAGGAGGAGACGgtgcggctgccggcggcggcacAGGAGGATCCGCCGCCGGGacagctcttcctcctgcccaTCCCTGAGGAGACGCCGGTAGCAGAGGACACGGAGGCAGGTGAGGAGCCGTCAGCTGTCCCCGACCCCTCGCTTTGCCGGTTGTACCGTCACGTCTCCCATGACTTTTTGGAGATCCGCTTCAAGATCCAGCGGCTGCTGGAGCCCCGGCAGTACATGCTCCTGTTGCCGGAGCACATCATGGTGAAGATCTTCAGCTACCTGCCCACCCAAGCGCTGGCCGCCCTCAAGTGCTCCTGTCACTACTTCAAGTCCATCATCGAGACCTTCGGGGTGCAGGCCACCGATTCCCGCTGGAACCGCGACCCCCTCTACCGCGACGACCCCTGCAAGCAGTGCAAGAAGCATTACGAGAAGGGGGATGTGTCCCTGTGCCGGTGG
Proteins encoded in this region:
- the FBXO46 gene encoding F-box only protein 46, with the protein product MRGGTELHGAGLQLPAALSRRMCGGRRVSACAGHPGNGAERRSGRARHLPGLGTGTGSLQRQQCQQCHAALMEPNAFPQLQLWCPRPFGTYSQNKPCPGPGSSKKPFSCRPTEEPTGAQAPSENTPPAPVDAAPAPPASAEEGRVLLDTWYVIKPGNTKEKVAFFVAHQCGGGIGGGGTGSRASTMKVKGNWGSDSSKAKRRRRCHDPTKSKLSPAWATSGRDPACLRPGEPSATASEAPDLLSVAEMVALVEQRTALALQSFPRPCGAPAAPVVFVEAADSETKAPSSSDCSRVAEAVAHFESRQREHGSTRPNGLCRPGAECAAAATASSAAGPGEVRIAFRISSGREPRAGAAAAEPSAVGRPNCVFMSCGTASSGGNASGRAKDKITCDLYQLISPSRDVLPNNVEFLLATAGPKGDGDGPDVDMGCSEGSATAVKPEMGEGTGEGSSASARDCTSGFHVDVVVTGVVDQCVFFGKDSAKKMKEETVRLPAAAQEDPPPGQLFLLPIPEETPVAEDTEAGEEPSAVPDPSLCRLYRHVSHDFLEIRFKIQRLLEPRQYMLLLPEHIMVKIFSYLPTQALAALKCSCHYFKSIIETFGVQATDSRWNRDPLYRDDPCKQCKKHYEKGDVSLCRWHPKPYHHDLPYGRSYWMCCRRPDKEAPGCRVGLHDNNWVHPATRRDDGRVTSLG